One segment of Pseudoalteromonas rubra DNA contains the following:
- a CDS encoding GAF domain-containing protein: MQKKKFYDTLSLQAQALIGDEHNYIANMANLSALLFTSMEDINWAGFYLLDGTDELVLGPFQGNPACIRIPLGKGVCGTAAAELTTQLVEDVHSFDGHIACDAASNSEIVIPVMRNGELFAVLDIDSPSLARFDDEDKMGLEALVKCFEGTL, from the coding sequence ATGCAGAAGAAAAAGTTCTACGATACCCTCAGCCTACAAGCTCAGGCCCTGATTGGTGATGAGCACAACTACATCGCCAATATGGCAAACCTCAGCGCCTTATTATTTACCTCAATGGAAGACATTAATTGGGCGGGCTTCTACCTCTTAGATGGTACCGATGAACTCGTACTGGGTCCTTTTCAGGGGAACCCTGCCTGTATTCGTATCCCATTAGGAAAAGGCGTGTGTGGTACAGCAGCGGCTGAGTTAACGACTCAGCTTGTTGAGGACGTACATAGCTTTGATGGTCATATTGCTTGTGACGCTGCTTCAAATTCTGAAATTGTAATCCCTGTGATGAGAAACGGTGAACTGTTTGCTGTTTTGGATATTGATAGCCCGAGTTTGGCAAGATTTGACGATGAAGATAAAATGGGCCTGGAAGCACTGGTAAAATGCTTTGAAGGTACCCTGTAA
- the proQ gene encoding RNA chaperone ProQ, translating into METTNKLKDIKEVLDFLYAEFPQCFKQKDGIKPLKVGIFKDIAARIEGSEKVSKTQVRQALRKYTSSWRYLEAVINNEFRVDLDGNDAEKVEQEHVEHAQKALEESRAKMAKRKKPQRPRQDGRGERRRDGDTKSYKSRGENKHRHGNKNAKVNAKPEQQQRRSSGKVEPLPANEVKVNNKVKVKLGQALVNATITEVNKDEVHVELVTGMQVKTKAESLFIL; encoded by the coding sequence ATGGAAACCACAAACAAGCTAAAAGATATCAAAGAGGTTCTCGACTTTTTATATGCCGAGTTTCCTCAGTGTTTTAAACAAAAAGACGGTATTAAACCGCTTAAAGTCGGTATCTTTAAAGATATCGCTGCTAGAATTGAAGGATCTGAAAAAGTCAGTAAGACTCAGGTCCGTCAGGCGCTGCGCAAATACACTTCTTCGTGGCGCTATCTAGAAGCCGTGATTAACAACGAATTTCGTGTTGATCTGGACGGCAACGATGCCGAGAAAGTTGAGCAGGAACATGTAGAGCATGCTCAAAAAGCACTTGAAGAGTCACGTGCTAAAATGGCTAAACGTAAGAAGCCTCAACGTCCAAGACAAGATGGCCGTGGTGAGCGCCGTCGCGATGGTGACACAAAATCTTACAAATCTCGCGGTGAGAACAAGCATCGTCACGGCAATAAAAACGCTAAAGTTAATGCTAAACCAGAGCAACAGCAACGTCGTAGCTCAGGTAAAGTTGAACCTCTTCCGGCAAATGAGGTCAAGGTAAATAATAAGGTTAAAGTAAAGTTGGGACAGGCCTTAGTTAATGCAACCATCACTGAAGTCAACAAAGACGAAGTTCATGTTGAATTAGTGACAGGGATGCAAGTTAAAACAAAAGCAGAAAGCCTGTTTATTCTTTAA
- the prc gene encoding carboxy terminal-processing peptidase, translated as MSNKLPLIGAIALFVSGVCSAATQTVTEKDIPVLEPEIQHATATKRVTSKFTREHYKRFKLDDALSEQIFDRYIENLDYNKSLFLQSDIDKYAGYRKQFDDALKKGKLDFAFEMFNASMQRRYERFTYAISLLDTEMKFDKPDEFVFDREEMQFANTQAELDEYWRQRVKSDALRLKLTGKDWAGIKEILTKRYKNTIKRLVQTNNEDAFQIVMNAFARSIEAHTSYLSPRRAEQFKMDMELELEGIGAVLGYDEDYTIIRSLVPGGPADKTEKIKPDDRIVGVAQDGEEFVDVIGWRLDDVVDLIKGPKGTKVRLQYLKGSDTHGTPKVVEIVRDKIRLEDRAAKSEVFEANYSDLTSKVGVIEIPSFYNNLSKDVKRELDKLKAQNVDGIIVDLRQNGGGSLYEATQLSGLFIDKGPIVQIHTAYNRVEAQKDSDGVTYYDGPLTVLVDRYSASASEIFAAAMQDYGRAVVIGEQTFGKGTVQQHRGLRKTYDLFDNALGSITYTIAKFYRIDGGSTQNKGVIPDILLPSAVEPAEWGESQEDNALPWDSIVRAKYRQLDDLSPTIKYLNERHGIRIAKEPEFAYVYDDIARYKAQKDDIAISLVEAERTKEREERDERALKRTNERLKRLGQEPVKDLDDVPEIIAELDPYLEEAALITQDLINYGRLAKNNTAD; from the coding sequence ATGAGTAATAAGTTACCTTTAATTGGTGCAATCGCACTGTTTGTATCTGGCGTGTGTTCAGCTGCAACACAGACCGTAACGGAAAAAGACATTCCCGTACTGGAGCCTGAAATCCAGCATGCGACGGCAACCAAAAGGGTAACCAGTAAATTTACTCGTGAACACTATAAGCGCTTTAAACTGGACGATGCGCTGTCTGAGCAGATCTTTGATCGCTATATTGAAAACTTAGATTACAACAAATCTTTGTTTCTTCAGTCAGACATCGACAAGTATGCAGGCTACAGAAAGCAATTTGATGATGCACTTAAAAAAGGCAAGCTCGATTTTGCCTTTGAGATGTTCAATGCCAGTATGCAGCGTCGCTACGAGCGCTTTACCTATGCTATTTCTCTGTTAGATACAGAAATGAAGTTTGATAAGCCAGACGAGTTTGTATTTGACAGAGAAGAGATGCAATTTGCCAACACCCAGGCCGAGTTAGATGAATATTGGCGTCAACGTGTTAAGTCTGATGCTTTGAGACTAAAATTAACGGGTAAAGACTGGGCTGGTATTAAAGAGATTCTAACCAAGCGTTATAAAAATACCATTAAACGTTTGGTACAAACTAATAATGAAGATGCCTTTCAGATTGTGATGAATGCGTTTGCACGCAGCATAGAGGCACACACTTCTTACTTGTCTCCGCGTCGTGCAGAGCAGTTCAAAATGGATATGGAGCTCGAACTGGAAGGTATTGGTGCCGTGCTGGGGTATGATGAAGACTACACGATTATACGTAGCTTAGTGCCGGGTGGCCCTGCAGACAAAACTGAAAAAATTAAGCCGGATGATCGCATTGTCGGTGTGGCGCAGGATGGCGAAGAGTTTGTTGACGTGATTGGCTGGCGCCTGGACGATGTGGTTGATCTGATAAAAGGCCCCAAAGGTACTAAAGTAAGATTGCAGTACCTTAAAGGCAGTGACACGCATGGTACGCCTAAGGTTGTGGAAATCGTACGGGATAAAATCCGCTTGGAAGACAGAGCTGCTAAGTCTGAAGTTTTCGAAGCGAATTATTCAGACCTCACCAGTAAAGTGGGCGTGATTGAAATACCAAGCTTCTACAATAACTTATCAAAAGATGTTAAAAGAGAGCTCGATAAGCTCAAAGCGCAAAATGTGGATGGTATTATCGTTGACCTAAGACAAAATGGCGGTGGCTCACTGTATGAAGCCACACAGCTTTCAGGTTTATTCATCGATAAAGGTCCGATTGTTCAAATTCACACAGCATATAACCGTGTTGAAGCTCAAAAAGACAGTGATGGTGTTACTTATTATGATGGCCCTCTAACCGTATTGGTAGACCGTTATAGTGCGTCGGCATCCGAAATATTTGCAGCAGCGATGCAGGATTATGGTCGCGCAGTAGTCATTGGTGAGCAGACTTTTGGTAAAGGCACCGTACAGCAGCACCGTGGGTTAAGAAAGACCTATGACCTGTTCGACAATGCGCTTGGCAGCATTACTTACACCATAGCTAAGTTTTATCGTATTGATGGTGGCAGTACACAAAATAAAGGGGTGATCCCGGATATTTTACTGCCTTCAGCGGTTGAACCTGCCGAGTGGGGCGAAAGCCAGGAAGATAATGCATTACCGTGGGATAGCATTGTCAGAGCCAAGTATCGACAATTGGATGATTTGAGTCCAACCATCAAGTATTTAAATGAGCGCCACGGGATCCGTATTGCAAAAGAGCCTGAGTTTGCTTATGTATACGACGATATAGCGCGATATAAAGCACAGAAGGACGACATTGCTATTTCTCTTGTTGAAGCTGAGCGCACAAAAGAACGTGAAGAGCGTGATGAGCGTGCACTTAAGCGTACCAATGAACGTCTGAAGCGTCTGGGACAAGAGCCTGTGAAAGACTTGGATGATGTACCAGAGATCATTGCTGAGCTGGACCCGTACCTGGAGGAGGCTGCTCTGATCACGCAAGACCTAATTAATTACGGTCGCCTGGCAAAAAACAATACGGCTGACTGA
- a CDS encoding complex I subunit 5 family protein → MPLFDMSTLLPLLVAIPLAGAIVSVLLSTKYVQVLTGLLTATSLLLVMGLILGGLSFNGTGETIAVRYSLAGWAAPLGIALSLDGFSALLITLTVFLVAVLTLYSAFYFAASPARERFWPLWWLLVAGIIALFLSADIFNIYVTLEIIGLAAVALVALSGNKAGLTAALRYLLVGLLGSLCYLLAVALLYHAYGTLDFSQLAERVESNPLSWAALALITVGLVLKTALVPLHFWLPHAHGCAPAPISAILSALVVKASFYLLVRFWMEILTPAVTNDALMLLGVLGGMAIVWGCVQALRAKRLKLMVAYSTVAQIGYLFLLFPLLMSTDGVSASQLAIQHQSALAAVSYFIVAHACAKAAMFIAAGNIIHSLGHDDIARLQGMAKYMPLSLFTFAIAGGSLIGLPPSAGFIAKWLLLNVAIDTQQWWWVLIILAGGLMAALAIFRVLDLAFIKPEQACEQSTPDNWQKVPVAMPISGLALALCTMALGFNADLIIDLVAIGGGE, encoded by the coding sequence ATGCCCTTATTTGATATGTCCACGTTACTCCCTTTGCTGGTGGCTATTCCCCTGGCCGGTGCCATTGTCTCTGTGTTACTGAGCACGAAATATGTTCAAGTGCTAACCGGACTACTGACAGCAACAAGCTTGTTGTTGGTAATGGGGCTTATCTTAGGCGGGCTATCGTTCAATGGCACAGGGGAGACAATCGCTGTCAGATATTCGCTTGCTGGCTGGGCGGCACCTTTGGGTATTGCGTTGAGCCTCGATGGGTTTTCAGCACTGCTCATCACGTTGACGGTTTTCTTGGTCGCGGTACTGACCTTGTATTCAGCTTTTTACTTTGCAGCCTCGCCTGCTCGCGAGCGTTTTTGGCCTTTGTGGTGGTTGCTGGTGGCCGGGATCATCGCATTATTTTTATCTGCCGATATTTTTAATATTTATGTCACGCTTGAGATCATCGGGCTGGCAGCTGTTGCGCTGGTCGCGCTAAGTGGTAATAAGGCTGGCCTGACCGCGGCATTGCGATACCTGTTAGTGGGGTTGTTGGGATCACTTTGTTACTTGCTGGCTGTTGCTTTGTTATATCATGCTTATGGCACGCTGGACTTTTCGCAGCTTGCAGAGCGGGTTGAGTCTAATCCTTTAAGCTGGGCTGCACTTGCATTGATTACAGTCGGGTTGGTGCTAAAAACAGCCCTGGTTCCATTACACTTTTGGTTGCCCCATGCTCATGGCTGTGCGCCGGCACCAATCAGTGCGATATTATCAGCGCTGGTTGTTAAAGCGTCGTTTTACTTGTTGGTACGATTCTGGATGGAGATCCTTACGCCTGCCGTGACCAATGATGCGTTGATGTTGTTGGGTGTGTTAGGGGGAATGGCTATTGTCTGGGGGTGTGTACAAGCGCTCAGAGCAAAACGTCTTAAATTGATGGTGGCGTATTCGACCGTTGCACAAATAGGTTATCTATTTTTGTTGTTCCCGCTTTTGATGAGTACGGATGGGGTTTCGGCATCGCAATTGGCTATACAGCATCAAAGTGCACTCGCTGCAGTATCATATTTTATTGTCGCGCATGCCTGCGCGAAAGCTGCAATGTTTATCGCCGCCGGCAATATCATCCATTCACTGGGTCATGACGACATTGCCAGGTTACAGGGCATGGCGAAATATATGCCTTTGAGCTTGTTTACTTTTGCAATAGCAGGGGGCAGTTTGATTGGCTTGCCTCCCAGTGCCGGGTTTATCGCTAAATGGTTGTTATTGAATGTCGCCATAGATACTCAGCAATGGTGGTGGGTTTTGATTATTCTGGCCGGGGGCCTGATGGCGGCACTGGCTATTTTCAGAGTGCTGGACCTGGCATTTATTAAACCTGAACAGGCGTGCGAACAAAGTACCCCGGACAATTGGCAGAAAGTGCCCGTTGCTATGCCGATTAGTGGTCTGGCTTTGGCACTCTGTACCATGGCACTAGGATTCAATGCAGATCTAATAATTGATTTGGTTGCGATAGGAGGCGGCGAATGA
- the nhaC gene encoding Na+/H+ antiporter NhaC — protein MRQQKQASYLDAFIPIVVLVSLLGAAVYLYGDNSSSGPNQIALLFATFTAALIGLKNGFTWKTLEEAMIKGITISLGAILILLMVGALIGTWLLSGTVPTLIYYGLQIIHPSWFYAAGCLICGIVAMSIGSSWTTAATIGVALLGVANGLGLDPVVTAGAVISGAYFGDKLSPLSETTNLAPAVAGSDLFEHIQHMLWTTVPSFVIALIIFIFMGFNADVSSESSKIDEIASILQSNFNISIVNLVPLIILLGLAIKKMPAFPAISIGAVVGAIWALLFQGDLIASQVNPDEGVLVSHFKLVWATFFDGFSLETGNAKMDDLLSGGGMSSMLTTTWLVMTALMFGAIMEKTGLLELFVKSILKVAKSTGSLIASTVATCFGTNLVAADQYIAIVVPGRMFKEEYTKRGLRSVNLSRTLEDGGTITSPLIPWNTCGAYMQSVLLINPLDYAVYAFFNLINPFLAIVYAYLGIKILKIKPKAMQQGATAPDA, from the coding sequence TTGAGACAACAAAAACAAGCATCCTATCTGGATGCCTTTATTCCTATTGTGGTATTGGTAAGCCTGTTAGGTGCAGCTGTATACCTCTACGGTGATAATTCTTCTTCAGGGCCAAACCAGATAGCCCTGCTATTTGCTACCTTTACAGCTGCGTTGATCGGGCTTAAAAATGGCTTTACCTGGAAGACGCTTGAAGAAGCGATGATCAAAGGGATCACCATCTCTTTGGGGGCAATCCTCATTCTGCTGATGGTAGGTGCTTTGATTGGAACCTGGTTGCTTTCCGGCACAGTGCCCACTTTAATCTACTATGGTTTACAGATTATTCACCCTTCGTGGTTTTACGCGGCTGGGTGTTTAATTTGTGGCATTGTGGCTATGAGTATTGGCAGCTCCTGGACAACAGCTGCAACAATAGGTGTTGCCCTGCTGGGGGTTGCTAATGGCTTGGGACTGGATCCTGTGGTGACTGCCGGGGCAGTTATATCAGGTGCATACTTCGGAGACAAGTTGTCTCCGCTGTCAGAAACAACGAATTTGGCGCCAGCGGTTGCGGGGAGTGATTTATTCGAGCATATTCAGCACATGCTATGGACAACAGTACCAAGCTTTGTCATCGCCTTAATCATATTTATCTTTATGGGATTCAATGCTGATGTGTCCAGCGAATCGAGCAAGATTGATGAAATTGCCTCGATCCTGCAAAGTAATTTTAATATCAGCATAGTTAACCTCGTGCCTCTGATTATTCTTTTGGGCCTCGCCATCAAAAAGATGCCAGCTTTTCCTGCTATTTCTATTGGTGCCGTTGTTGGTGCGATATGGGCATTGTTGTTCCAGGGAGATTTGATAGCGAGCCAGGTAAATCCGGATGAAGGCGTGTTGGTCAGTCATTTCAAACTGGTTTGGGCCACATTCTTTGATGGTTTTAGTCTCGAAACGGGTAATGCCAAGATGGATGACCTGCTCAGTGGCGGCGGGATGTCGAGTATGTTGACGACGACCTGGTTGGTTATGACGGCGCTAATGTTTGGTGCAATCATGGAAAAAACCGGATTGCTTGAGCTGTTTGTCAAGAGCATTCTGAAAGTGGCTAAGAGTACAGGTTCACTCATTGCCTCTACGGTTGCTACTTGTTTTGGTACTAACCTGGTTGCGGCTGATCAATACATTGCCATTGTGGTGCCTGGTCGTATGTTCAAAGAAGAGTATACGAAACGTGGCCTGAGAAGTGTTAACTTATCCAGAACACTGGAAGACGGGGGGACGATAACAAGCCCCTTGATCCCATGGAATACGTGTGGTGCGTATATGCAAAGTGTGCTGTTGATAAATCCACTTGATTATGCGGTTTACGCTTTCTTTAACCTAATCAATCCATTCCTGGCAATTGTGTACGCATACCTGGGCATTAAGATTTTAAAAATTAAGCCTAAAGCGATGCAGCAAGGTGCAACAGCACCAGACGCCTAG
- a CDS encoding complex I subunit 5 family protein, with protein MMWQSTLPLLILLSALVSGVAIFFVSDTKPKLRKTLNFLGAFSCVALILVMISGVYQGQVFETRLPLLPNMDLVLHADALSLLFVALSGFLWLLTTIYAIGYLEQSPNRSRFFGFFSLCVFATIGVALAGNLITFLIFYELLTLTTYPLVVHKGNKASLAAGRKYLIYTMLGGASLLAGVVWLKALAGSLDFTATGLLASMPHLDPLHLKVVFALIILGLGVKAALVPLHGWLPAAMAAPAPVSALLHAVAVVKAGAFGIVRVVYDVYGVEFAQELGLTIILAVMASITIVYGSTRAVFQDDLKRRLAYSTVSQVSYIALGTAIAGPIATIGGIAHLVHQGLMKITMFFCAGSIAETLGVTKVSQMNGAGKRMPLTMLAFSLAVLGMIGIPPAAGFISKWYLGTGALEAGFYWVLGVLIISSLLNAIYFLPILYAAWFKPQQGAWPKEQPRGRFETHWMLMLPPIVTSILALSAGLFADAQFSPLNWVKLIAAREYGSEFVSILTVSSQQIPWMWLAIGAPALCALLLVRKRMHRAAHWFLPLSAGVALVAYMMSAQGTNATPWLFFGSIMTLNETTSTFFLLAGCLWLLAAVFAVNFAKTDKRKVRFCLFFLLAMCGNFGLILAEDISGFISFFTLMSLASYGLVVHFDTEEAHQAGKSYMQWAVLGELLLFTALAGLAFGSIDPSSASNPEQAYPAWAIGFLLAGFGVKAGLFGLHVWLPMAHPVAPVAASALLSGVMVKAGLLGWLKFIPFGEVAFATFGSLLVVLGLFAAFFGVLVGVSQDNPKALLAYSTMSQMGILIAAVGVGLKYPDVWALLLPAIVLYAVHHGLAKAALFLFAGMNNSLAWQKYRWLCWLAVLIPAAALAGLPLTSGAVAKVALKDVVEQDLLMGTVLPITAIGTTWLMMRFLALVGQKAPKTAAGQADRLQLGAFGALLILVLVLSYLLPQSEGAWSGQLTVTVFWGGLWPVLLGFGLYMATRAFINSMGALPAGDINVAYQEAGSLVRLGADIMAQGLSLLKDELKQTSWQLPQHVVQRKIRLVSLALAILRSMMTPGVLFALLLCSVLWALAAGG; from the coding sequence ATGATGTGGCAAAGCACACTGCCTTTACTGATATTGTTGAGCGCACTGGTATCTGGTGTTGCGATATTTTTTGTCAGTGACACCAAGCCAAAGCTGAGGAAAACGTTAAACTTTCTGGGGGCTTTTAGTTGTGTCGCATTGATACTTGTGATGATCTCTGGCGTTTATCAGGGGCAGGTGTTTGAAACGCGTTTGCCATTATTGCCTAACATGGATTTGGTACTTCATGCGGATGCTTTATCTTTATTATTTGTCGCTTTATCTGGGTTTTTATGGCTGCTGACCACGATTTATGCAATTGGATATCTCGAGCAATCACCTAACCGCAGTCGCTTTTTTGGATTTTTTAGCTTGTGTGTGTTTGCGACCATTGGCGTTGCGCTTGCGGGTAATCTAATAACGTTTCTGATTTTCTATGAATTACTCACGCTAACAACCTATCCGTTGGTGGTACACAAAGGGAACAAAGCATCGCTTGCAGCAGGGCGTAAATATCTTATTTATACTATGCTTGGCGGTGCTAGCTTATTGGCCGGGGTAGTGTGGTTAAAAGCGTTGGCTGGATCACTGGATTTTACCGCGACCGGTCTGCTGGCTTCCATGCCACATCTCGATCCACTCCATCTCAAAGTCGTATTCGCCCTGATCATCTTAGGGCTAGGTGTAAAAGCAGCATTGGTGCCCTTACATGGCTGGTTGCCTGCTGCAATGGCTGCGCCTGCGCCAGTCAGCGCGTTGTTGCATGCGGTCGCGGTTGTTAAAGCGGGCGCATTCGGTATAGTACGGGTCGTATATGATGTTTACGGTGTAGAGTTTGCTCAGGAGCTGGGGTTAACTATCATACTCGCTGTGATGGCTTCGATCACCATAGTGTATGGCTCTACCCGAGCTGTATTTCAGGATGATCTGAAACGCAGACTCGCTTATTCGACCGTTAGTCAGGTTTCATATATTGCCCTGGGCACCGCGATTGCCGGGCCGATTGCGACGATCGGCGGTATTGCACATCTGGTTCACCAGGGATTAATGAAAATCACCATGTTTTTCTGTGCCGGTAGTATCGCCGAAACGCTGGGCGTGACTAAAGTCAGTCAGATGAACGGTGCAGGTAAGCGTATGCCACTGACTATGCTCGCTTTTAGTCTTGCGGTGCTGGGAATGATAGGGATCCCACCTGCAGCGGGCTTTATCTCAAAATGGTACCTTGGAACTGGTGCACTGGAAGCTGGCTTTTATTGGGTGCTTGGGGTGCTTATTATCAGTAGCCTGCTTAACGCCATTTATTTTCTGCCTATTCTGTATGCCGCCTGGTTTAAACCGCAGCAGGGAGCATGGCCAAAAGAGCAACCGCGTGGGCGATTTGAGACACACTGGATGCTCATGTTGCCACCCATAGTCACGTCGATACTGGCACTGAGCGCAGGCCTTTTCGCGGATGCCCAGTTCAGCCCGCTTAATTGGGTTAAACTGATAGCTGCACGGGAATACGGTAGTGAATTTGTGTCGATCCTGACAGTAAGTTCGCAACAAATCCCCTGGATGTGGTTGGCCATTGGGGCACCTGCACTTTGCGCATTGTTATTGGTGCGCAAGCGGATGCACAGGGCGGCACATTGGTTCTTGCCTTTGTCAGCTGGTGTTGCGCTGGTTGCCTACATGATGTCGGCACAGGGCACAAATGCCACTCCCTGGCTGTTTTTTGGCAGCATCATGACATTGAATGAGACTACCTCAACCTTTTTCTTACTGGCTGGTTGTTTATGGCTGCTGGCGGCGGTCTTCGCGGTTAATTTTGCAAAAACTGACAAGCGCAAGGTGCGCTTTTGTTTGTTTTTTCTGTTAGCTATGTGCGGTAACTTCGGGCTTATTTTGGCTGAGGATATCTCTGGCTTTATTAGCTTTTTCACCCTTATGAGCCTGGCCTCGTACGGTCTGGTTGTGCACTTTGATACTGAGGAGGCCCATCAGGCTGGTAAGTCATACATGCAATGGGCGGTGCTTGGAGAGTTATTGCTGTTTACTGCACTGGCGGGCTTAGCGTTTGGTTCAATTGACCCTTCTTCTGCGAGCAATCCTGAGCAGGCTTACCCCGCCTGGGCAATTGGGTTTTTACTGGCGGGATTTGGCGTAAAGGCAGGCTTGTTTGGTCTGCACGTTTGGCTGCCTATGGCACACCCCGTTGCCCCGGTTGCTGCCAGCGCACTATTAAGTGGGGTTATGGTCAAGGCAGGTTTGCTAGGATGGTTGAAGTTTATTCCATTTGGTGAGGTTGCGTTCGCTACTTTTGGCTCGTTGCTTGTTGTACTGGGTTTATTTGCTGCATTTTTTGGTGTGCTGGTTGGGGTGAGTCAGGACAACCCCAAAGCTTTACTGGCGTATTCGACAATGAGTCAGATGGGGATACTGATTGCGGCAGTTGGTGTGGGATTGAAGTATCCCGACGTATGGGCACTCCTGTTGCCAGCCATAGTGTTATACGCAGTGCATCATGGCCTTGCAAAAGCGGCGCTGTTCCTGTTTGCCGGCATGAATAATAGCCTGGCATGGCAGAAGTATCGTTGGCTATGTTGGTTAGCAGTACTCATTCCGGCGGCTGCGCTGGCTGGGCTTCCACTAACCAGTGGCGCGGTCGCTAAGGTCGCTTTGAAGGATGTCGTAGAACAAGATCTCCTGATGGGAACCGTTTTACCGATTACTGCAATCGGCACGACCTGGCTGATGATGCGCTTTTTAGCCTTGGTTGGACAGAAGGCTCCAAAAACAGCAGCTGGACAAGCCGATAGACTCCAGTTAGGGGCATTTGGTGCCTTGCTGATACTGGTCCTCGTGCTCAGTTACTTGTTACCCCAATCGGAAGGCGCATGGTCTGGTCAGCTAACTGTGACGGTTTTTTGGGGTGGCCTATGGCCAGTGTTACTTGGTTTTGGTTTGTATATGGCGACGCGTGCGTTCATAAACAGTATGGGGGCGCTACCTGCTGGCGATATTAATGTGGCTTACCAGGAAGCGGGTAGCCTAGTACGTCTCGGTGCTGACATCATGGCACAAGGCTTATCGCTGCTTAAAGATGAGCTAAAGCAGACATCCTGGCAGCTTCCCCAGCATGTTGTGCAGCGTAAAATCCGCTTGGTCAGCCTGGCGTTGGCGATATTGCGGTCTATGATGACACCTGGTGTGCTGTTTGCGTTGCTACTGTGTTCGGTGCTGTGGGCTTTGGCAGCCGGTGGATAG